The following coding sequences are from one Lolium rigidum isolate FL_2022 chromosome 6, APGP_CSIRO_Lrig_0.1, whole genome shotgun sequence window:
- the LOC124664027 gene encoding ankyrin repeat and protein kinase domain-containing protein 1-like — MMFPFGKGIAKSLAKRNNGDHSAIFSFNTGGANALHIAAYGGHLEVCKYLVEELGGDGNAPGYGPLALGSSPFMMSAQSGDLPTFRYFLDRGGDLMKADEKGRTALHHAAGKGSCKITEFLLSKGVPVDLDCGRGTPLYMAATNEQDKTVKILLDHHANPNIIISGIGSPLLSAIIYRSLKCVKLLIKAGADVNGKGSIVTPLVVLTMQGGYTNYIKLLLKAGADPNIPDDLGTLPIEHAALRDCMEEVEMLLPVTTPIPNAPDWSIEGVISYAKIEDKKPIEKRHIERRYTLLKSQADTAFRQKEYKMASQFYDLAIDIKESATLYANRSLCKLLMGNGDGALSDALRCRMLRPRWAKACFRQAAAHMLLKEYKQACDALEDAQKLDPGNAEIEIKLRKARELMKNPPGDGGEQ; from the exons ATGATGTTTCCTTTTGGAAAAGGTATCGCAAAGAGTCTTGCCAAGCGAAATAACGGCGACCACTCTGCGATTTTCTCTTTCAACACGGGTGGGGCTAATGCGTTGCATATCGCGGCGTACGGGGGCCATCTGGAGGTCTGCAAGTATTTGGTGGAGGAGCTTGGGGGAGATGGGAATGCTCCTGGATATGGACCTCTAGCTCTAG GATCCAGCCCGTTCATGATGTCTGCTCAGTCGGGTGATCTTCCTACCTTCAGATATTTTCTTGATCGTGGTGGTGATCTGATGAAAGCAGACGAAAAAGGACGCACAGCTCTCCACCATGCTGCGGGTAAAG GAAGTTGCAAGATAACAGAGTTCCTCCTTTCAAAAGGAGTGCCAGTCGACTTGGACTGTGGCCGTGGAACCCCACTCTACATGGCTGCTACAAACGAGCAAGATAAGACAGTGAAGATTTTACTGGACCACCATGCGAAT CCTAACATCATTATTAGCGGTATTGGATCTCCCCTGCTGAGTGCTATTATTTACCGTTCATTGAAGTGCGTGAAGCTACTGATTAAG GCTGGTGCTGATGTTAACGGCAAGGGTTCCATCGTTACTCCTCTGGTAGTCTTAACGATGCAAGGAGGTTACACCAACTACATTAAGTTGCTACTGAAGGCTGGAGCAGATCCTAATATTCCTGATGAT CTGGGTACGTTGCCAATAGAGCATGCTGCATTACGTGATTGTATGGAAGAGGTTGAAATGTTGCTTCCTGTGACTACCCCAATTCCAAATGCCCCAGACTGGAGTATCGAGGGAGTAATTTCTTATGCAAAAATCGAAGATAAAAAGCCAATA GAGAAACGTCATATTGAAAGAAGATACACTTTGCTCAAGTCACAGGCTGATACGGCATTCAGGCAAAAGGAGTATAAGATGGCATCACAGTTTTATGATTTG GCAATAGATATTAAAGAGAGTGCAACGCTGTATGCAAACAGGAGTCTTTGTAAGCTGCTCATGGGCAATGGTGATGGAGCTTTGTCAGATGCGCTCAGGTGTAGAATGCTACGACCTAGGTGGGCAAAAGCATGCTTCCGTCAAGCTGCAGCTCACATGCTACTCAAG GAATATAAACAAGCCTGTGATGCTCTTGAAGATGCACAAAAACTGGATCCTGGGAATGCTGAGATTGAGATTAAATTACG GAAAGCTAGGGAACTCATGAAGAATCCTCCTGGCGATGGTGGTGAGCAGTGA